Proteins encoded in a region of the Stieleria neptunia genome:
- a CDS encoding amidohydrolase — MADPETAGSETAGSGASHPEAWIEAINHAAKELGEGWIALRRYLHQHPELSGRETLTTQYLKTLLAKLDLPIRVAGDGRGLVADLVTDKALANHPRIAIRGDIDALPIQDEKSVPYHSTVDGVMHACGHDVHATVIIAAMQLLSHLQHSGGLPWPIAARAILQPAEETAEGARHMIHHHALADVGAILALHVDPTRQVGCVGLREHALTAACDMLEVQFIGSGGHAARPHLTNDPIDACTRWVQSAYRRVHRAINAHEIVVLSIGMIDAGHSPNVIPDTATIKGTLRSLSVEARRRTLEVLEDIGEATARETGCEVRLRLGSSAPGVMNDPALVRLLHESAIQVLNPAAVDWINEPSMGSEDFSFYLEHVPGAMFRLGVAGDQVGGAPLHTGNFDVDEHAIAHAAKLFAASIINYFAPGR, encoded by the coding sequence ATGGCCGACCCTGAAACTGCCGGTTCTGAAACTGCCGGTTCTGGCGCCTCCCACCCTGAGGCTTGGATCGAAGCGATCAACCACGCCGCGAAGGAACTCGGGGAGGGCTGGATCGCGCTGCGTCGCTATCTGCATCAGCACCCGGAACTTTCCGGCCGCGAAACGCTGACGACTCAGTACCTGAAAACGTTGCTCGCCAAATTGGATTTGCCGATACGCGTCGCCGGTGACGGTCGTGGATTGGTCGCCGACTTGGTGACCGACAAAGCGTTGGCGAATCACCCCCGGATTGCGATCCGCGGCGACATCGATGCGTTGCCGATTCAAGACGAAAAATCGGTCCCTTACCACAGCACGGTCGACGGGGTGATGCACGCCTGCGGACACGACGTCCACGCGACCGTGATCATCGCCGCCATGCAACTGCTCTCGCACCTGCAACACAGCGGCGGGTTGCCCTGGCCGATCGCGGCGCGGGCGATCTTGCAACCGGCCGAGGAAACCGCCGAAGGTGCCCGGCACATGATTCATCATCATGCCCTGGCCGACGTCGGAGCCATTTTGGCGTTGCACGTCGATCCCACCCGCCAAGTCGGCTGTGTGGGGTTGCGCGAACACGCTTTGACCGCGGCCTGTGACATGTTGGAGGTCCAATTTATCGGTTCGGGCGGCCACGCGGCGCGGCCGCATTTGACCAACGACCCGATCGACGCCTGCACCCGTTGGGTTCAATCCGCTTATCGGCGTGTCCATCGCGCCATCAACGCGCACGAGATCGTCGTGCTGTCGATCGGAATGATCGACGCCGGTCACAGCCCCAACGTCATCCCCGATACCGCGACGATCAAGGGGACGCTCCGATCACTCAGTGTGGAAGCACGCCGCAGGACACTGGAGGTGCTCGAAGACATCGGCGAAGCCACGGCGCGGGAAACGGGATGCGAGGTCCGGTTGCGACTCGGTTCCTCCGCCCCGGGTGTGATGAACGATCCGGCGCTGGTTCGATTGCTGCACGAATCGGCGATCCAAGTCCTGAACCCGGCGGCGGTCGATTGGATCAACGAACCGAGTATGGGCAGCGAAGATTTTTCGTTCTATTTGGAGCACGTCCCCGGCGCGATGTTCCGCTTGGGCGTCGCGGGCGATCAGGTCGGCGGGGCGCCCCTGCACACCGGAAATTTTGACGTCGACGAGCACGCCATTGCTCATGCCGCTAAACTATTCGCAGCGTCGATCATCAACTATTTTGCCCCGGGCCGGTGA
- a CDS encoding NAD(P)/FAD-dependent oxidoreductase, producing MNAIQSDSGTSSNPAGSPANTVIIGGGLAGLSCAKRLAGRGHPITLLEASDRVGGRVRTDIVDGLKLDHGFQVLLTAYPACRELLDYEGLRLRAFEPGALVRKNGRFARLGDPWRRPGQALATATSPVGSLLDKLRIAKARFLAGRGTLQDVYHRGGESTEQRLDQLGFSKPMIDEFFRPFLGGVFLDESLSTSSRMFEFVFRMFAAGDIAIPADGMAAIPRQLAESLPRGTLRLNTTVASIEPVGRSHRVHLTDGSHIDADAVVVATESNAAARLLDAPGLATEWNDATTLYFVADQSPRSGKLLMLRGDETGPIQTAVVLSDVAPEYASGGRSLISVSISDAQTEQPADALEHAVRDQARRWFGNGVDRWELVQTIRVPYGLPALSLDPVVQPVRGDQIDGLDAPANLYVCGDYRETPSIQGAMNSGLRVAAEILGVKPG from the coding sequence GTGAACGCAATCCAATCTGACAGCGGAACGAGTTCGAATCCCGCCGGTTCGCCCGCCAACACGGTGATCATCGGCGGGGGGCTGGCGGGGCTGTCCTGTGCCAAGCGGCTTGCCGGACGCGGTCATCCGATCACGTTGCTGGAGGCCAGTGATCGCGTGGGAGGGCGTGTCAGGACCGACATCGTCGACGGGTTGAAATTGGATCACGGTTTTCAGGTCTTGCTGACCGCTTACCCGGCTTGTCGCGAGTTGCTCGATTACGAAGGTCTGCGTCTGCGGGCATTTGAGCCGGGGGCGTTGGTGCGCAAGAACGGTCGGTTCGCCCGACTCGGCGATCCCTGGCGTCGACCGGGACAGGCTTTGGCAACCGCGACCAGTCCGGTCGGGTCGCTGTTGGACAAACTGCGGATCGCCAAGGCCAGGTTTTTGGCCGGCCGGGGAACGCTTCAGGACGTGTATCACCGCGGCGGCGAGTCGACGGAGCAGCGACTGGATCAGCTCGGTTTTTCCAAGCCGATGATCGATGAGTTTTTTCGGCCATTTCTCGGCGGCGTTTTCCTGGACGAATCGCTTTCGACTTCCAGCCGGATGTTCGAGTTTGTGTTTCGCATGTTTGCCGCCGGCGACATCGCCATCCCCGCCGACGGCATGGCCGCCATCCCACGCCAGTTGGCGGAAAGCCTTCCGCGCGGAACGTTGCGGTTGAACACCACCGTCGCATCGATCGAGCCCGTCGGTCGATCCCATCGGGTTCATCTGACCGATGGCAGCCACATCGATGCCGACGCGGTCGTCGTCGCAACCGAAAGCAACGCCGCGGCAAGATTGCTCGATGCGCCCGGTCTGGCCACCGAGTGGAACGACGCCACCACGCTGTACTTCGTCGCCGACCAGTCTCCCCGATCCGGCAAGCTGTTGATGTTGCGGGGGGATGAAACGGGGCCGATCCAGACCGCCGTCGTGCTCAGCGATGTCGCGCCCGAGTATGCCTCCGGCGGCCGATCGCTGATTTCCGTCAGCATCTCGGACGCCCAGACCGAGCAACCGGCCGACGCCTTGGAGCATGCGGTCCGCGACCAGGCACGGCGTTGGTTCGGCAACGGTGTCGACCGATGGGAACTGGTTCAAACCATCCGCGTCCCGTACGGCTTGCCCGCGTTGAGCCTGGATCCCGTCGTCCAACCCGTTCGCGGTGATCAAATCGATGGGCTCGATGCTCCGGCGAATCTTTACGTCTGCGGCGACTACCGGGAAACCCCCAGCATTCAAGGCGCGATGAACAGCGGATTGAGAGTGGCAGCGGAGATTCTCGGCGTGAAACCGGGTTAG